CTTATGGCTCAAGGCAGCTGCGGccacatgagaaaaattatccaactcatgaacTAGAGCTAGTAGCAgttgtatttgctttgaagatatgtcgccactacttgtatggagttcatgttgacatatacactgatcacaagagtttgcaatacaTCTTTAAGCAAAAGGACCTAAATCTGAGGAAGGGAAGATGGCTAGAgctattaaaagattatgacattgaTATCTTGTATCATCCCGGGAAAGCAAATGTAGTAGCTGATGCATTAAGTTATAAAATAATGGCAAGCACTTATGGGCAGTctgtggaaagacaaggaataACTAAGGATCTATGCCAACTAGCTAGCTTGGGGGTTCATCTTCTTGAATCTCCAGACGAAGGGGTTATTGTGCAAAATGCGGCAGAATCCTCATTAGTAGTGGAAGTTAAAGAGAAGCAACACACTGATCCTATTCTATTAAATCTTAAGGAGAATGTACAACATGTATGACAAACGCATTTGAGCTTACGCAAAAGGGAGTACTTTGATGTCAAaacagattgtgtgtacctaatgtagattaattaagaaaaaagattatGATGGAAGTGCAGCATTCAAGATATTTTGTCCATCTGGGGTCAACTAAAATGTATCATAACTTGAAAGAAATGTATTGGTGGGGGGACATGAAGAACAACATTGCGGAATTCGTGGCtcaatgtccaaattgtcaacaagtaaaagtagagcaccaaaagcccggaGGTTATATGCAGTGTATAGAACTtccaatttggaagtgggatatgatcaacatggattttgtcatTGGTTTGCCTCGTTCATTttggaagtttgattctatatgggtaattgttgatagacggATTAAATCAGCGCACTTCTTGCCGATCAAGACTACTTATACAATTGAAGAATATGCGAGGttgtatattaaagagatagttcGTCTACATGGAGTGCCAATCTCTATTATATCGGATAGGGGAGCTCAATTCACTGCAAATATTTGGAAGTTATTTCAGAAGAGTTTAGGAACACAAGTGAATTTaagtacaacctttcatcctcaaacagacggtcaagcagagcgtacaattcaaacacttgaggatatgttgtGAGCTTGTATATTGGACTTCAAAGGTatttgggatgatcatttgccatTGATCtagtttgcatacaacaatagctaccattcaagTATTAAAATGACACCTTATGAAGCTTTATATGGTAGGAATGTAGATCCCTAATTGGCTGGTTCGAAAAAGGTGAAACTGCCTTATTTGGGCCAGATCTTGTtatcaagctatggaaaaagtttagGTGATACAACAACAATTAACAACTGCTCAAAGTCGACACAAATCATATGcggatgttagaagaagaggaCTAGAATTTTCAATAGGGGATTGGGTGTTCTTAAAGGTGTCTccaatgaaaggggtaatgaggtttggtaaaaaaGGGAAGTTGAGACCCCCATATATAGGGCCATATAAGATTATTCGAAGAGTTGGCCAACTAGCCTATGAGTTAAAGCTACCACAAGAGCTTTCATcagttcatccggtgtttcatgtcTCGATGCTTCAAAAATGCATAGGTGACCCATCTCGTATTACTCCTACTGAAGATGTACAGGTTACGGGAGATCTCACTTATGAAGGAGTACCCATTGCAATTCTGGATCGACAACTTAGGAAGTTaggaaataaagaagtagcttctgtAAAAGTATTATGTAGGAACCAACAAGTAGAAGAAGTTACATGGGAAGCAAAAGAAgcaatgaaattgaagtatcctcatctctttcagATCCATGAGAAATATGGAAATGCTTAGTCTAGACGCTGACAAGTAAGTATAAGTTTATATGTATTATCTGATTAATAGTAGCACTAACCTAGGCTTGAACTTGTTTGGGCTGGAGACCCATGCtaacattcgaggacgaatgtttttAAGAGGGGAATGATGTAACAACTTGTATTATGTGTATGCTAGTTCTATTCatgtgatacttgacatagcctaatagtataggtgagggagAGTGCAtcttatatgattagtgttggtttaaactagctcgGAAGGTGATGTAACGCCTTGAATCTCtcagcatgtgtactgcaagttaaCTCCGACGAAAGTATTTAAACTAGAGGTAgtaaggtggtaattgagcttaaagttgaaagttaagtgctaagttGAAGAAAAGGGTTTAATaattagaaaatgaaataaaataagtgagttgcttgcttgacttaactaagctagtaggtgcatcacctactttgacttattgaccagtccaaaggaccaagtaggtacATCACCTACTAAGACTCTTTTTTTGACCATATAATTGGGCCAAGTGCACTaccacctacttgcattaatctggcccaagttgagaagaagaataaggggaaaatggacaGCCAACGCGTAATAGTCTTAAGTCCAAAAACGCCCAAGTTAAAAGGCCAAGTAGGTGGGTATCTTTCACGACCTGATTACTCGAGTCATGatacctactataacccaccagtaggtaagccaacccataACCTgcaacaacaagtaatgggccTGAGggcagaaactaaacaagagtaggtaAAATTTAAGacaac
The Solanum stenotomum isolate F172 chromosome 12, ASM1918654v1, whole genome shotgun sequence DNA segment above includes these coding regions:
- the LOC125847010 gene encoding uncharacterized protein LOC125847010: MKNNIAEFVAQCPNCQQVKVEHQKPGGYMQCIELPIWKWDMINMDFVIGLPRSFWKFDSIWVIVDRRIKSAHFLPIKTTYTIEEYARLYIKEIVRLHGVPISIISDRGAQFTANIWKLFQKSLGTQVIQQQLTTAQSRHKSYADVRRRGLEFSIGDWVFLKVSPMKGVMRFGKKGKLRPPYIGPYKIIRRVGQLAYELKLPQELSSVHPVFHVSMLQKCIGDPSRITPTEDVQVTGDLTYEGVPIAILDRQLRKLGNKEVASVKVLCRNQQVEEVTWEAKEAMKLKYPHLFQIHEKYGNA